The Saccharothrix violaceirubra genome segment AGTGCGGTTAAAGTCATTTTCGGAATTGAGGCCGACCGCAGCGCTCTCCCCCTTGCCCGGTCCGCCCGGTTCCCCGTTCGGTGCGGCGACCGCAGCGCGCTTACCCTGCGAAGAAGCGCAGCGCGGTCGCCGCGCCCGAAATGCCGTCGAGCGCAGATGAGGACCGCGTGCCGCGCAACCACCGGGTACTGCCCGCCGTCGTGCTGGTCGGGCTCGCGCTCGCCGGGTGCGCCGAGGCCGACCGGGCGACCGAACTCACCGCCACCGCCACGACCACCGTGCGTGTCGTCGTCACGACCACCACGACCATCCTCACCCCCACGGTGGCCGCCACCGAGGCACCCACGCCCGAGGCGGTCGTCCCGACCCGCCCGGAGAACGAGGTGGTCGAGGAGAAGGTCGTCGAGCTGACCAACGCCGAACGCGCCCGGGTCGGCTGCGCGCCGCTGGTCGCCGACGACCGCCTGGCCAGGGCCGCCCGCGAGCACAGCGTCGACATGGCCGCGAAGAACTACTTCGAGCACCACTCCAAGGACGGCCGGTCGTTCGTCGACCGGGTCAAGGCGGCGGGCTACCCGGCGCCGGGCGCGGAGAACATCGCGGCCGGGCACAAGACGCCGGAGCTGGTCGTCAAGGGGTGGATGGACTCGCCGGGCCACCGGGCCAACATCGTCAACTGCCGGTTGAAGGCCATCGGCGTGGGCATGGCCCGCGGCGGTTCCTACGGGATCTACTGGACTCAGAACTTCGGCTGGTGACCGGCCACCTCGTCGAGGATGAGCACGGTGTGGCTGGACGTCACGTCCGGCATGGTCTGCAACCGGGACAGCACGAGGTCGCGCAGGCTGTGCGCGTCTGGCGTGCGGACCAGCAGCACGAGGTCGTAGTCGCCCGACACCAGCGCCGCGTGCCACACCTCGGGGATCTCCAGCACGCGGTGCCGCACCGCCTTCCACGAGTGCTGGCTGATCTTGAGGTACACGTACGCCGAGATGCCGAACCCGTACCGCTCCGGGTCGACCACGGCCGTGTAGCCGGTCACGACGCCGTCGCGGTGCAGCCGTTCCACGCGTGAGTACGCGCTCGCGCGCGAGATGTGCAGCTTCTCGGCCAACGACCGCATGGAGATCCGGCCGTCCGCGCGCAGCTCGGCGACGATGCGCCGGTCGGTCTCGTCCAGCGGTGCCGAATGTCCAGTCCGGGCCGTCATGTGGTCGACGATAACCCCTATTGAAGGCCGTTCGTCCGGAATCATGAGTGGGATCTGGAACTTTGGCCGGTGTGACGCGGACCATCCGAGGCATCCGAGGACC includes the following:
- a CDS encoding CAP domain-containing protein encodes the protein MPRNHRVLPAVVLVGLALAGCAEADRATELTATATTTVRVVVTTTTTILTPTVAATEAPTPEAVVPTRPENEVVEEKVVELTNAERARVGCAPLVADDRLARAAREHSVDMAAKNYFEHHSKDGRSFVDRVKAAGYPAPGAENIAAGHKTPELVVKGWMDSPGHRANIVNCRLKAIGVGMARGGSYGIYWTQNFGW
- a CDS encoding Lrp/AsnC family transcriptional regulator, translating into MTARTGHSAPLDETDRRIVAELRADGRISMRSLAEKLHISRASAYSRVERLHRDGVVTGYTAVVDPERYGFGISAYVYLKISQHSWKAVRHRVLEIPEVWHAALVSGDYDLVLLVRTPDAHSLRDLVLSRLQTMPDVTSSHTVLILDEVAGHQPKF